The sequence TATGGTTTGGTGTGAAACAAACCGAAATTTAATTGATTTTTATGTGAAAATCTTGACAGACCATTGCTCTCCTGTGTGTTCATGAGAGTGCAATAGAGCAGCAGTTCACACAGTCCCCACTCACCCCGATCACTgtgcacatttaaaatatatatatatatatatatatatatctgtgttaaaaataaaaataaagtcttttgggagtaaataatgactgaatttttacttttctgtgaactattgctttaacttgtattgaacccagtatattcctttaacattgctAAATataggtgtaaatggggtccaaTGTGTTTTGCAATTGAATCACTCTCTTTCAGAGGTGGTAAGGGATGGATATGGCCACATTGCATTTGCAGTTTTAGTGCTAATGCGTCCTGAGGCGGGGCCAGAAGGACCGCCAACACAAGCACTCATTGTACCAAAATAAAGGTTTTAAACTTTGCCGGCTAGGTGTGAGAAAACATCTGTTCAGTCTTGTCTGACCACTTGTTCATCAGAGATAGAtggtaataccaggtgtaaacagggtctataCAGTATGTGTGGTGGTATACAGCTGGATTGTTCCCCAGACATTGTCACTGAGACTAGCTCTACAATTTCAGATTGTCCACCTGTTTTTTGTTCACTTCCTGTCAGCCAGTGTATCTTCTGTATTTGGGggtagtttgtgtttgtgtgtctctatcTCTAACTTCTCGCTCTCTCCGTGTCTAGCTGTGCGAGCTGCGCTGTCGTCTCGAGCGTGCTGAGATGGAACGCCAGGAACTGCAAGAAGAGCTGTGCAGAGAGCGGGAGGCCAGAGAGAAGATGGAGCTCATGATCTCGCAGCTTCAACAGCAGATGGCCAAGTCTGGCACCAAGGGGAGCCGCAGTAGTAGCCCTACCCAGCCCCCGACCCCCTCCGCCAGCCCCCAATCCCAGCATTCCCCCTCTTCACTGGCCCATGAGGTAACCTCCAGCTAAACTGCTCCACCCGCCCCTCCACTCACACTTCAACGGCTGTAGCCCAGGAACAAGCTCGCCTACTCCCTGCAGAGTCccagacaaacacaaaacaaccCTCAGCAGAAAAGAGCAGCTCCCCATAACTGTTCCCGTTTGTGTCTCACCACCACAAAAAGACTTAACGTTTGTCtttaatttaaaatgactttCTCAGTCATCTTGCTCTCGACCAGACATTAAGCATTTTTTTGGATGCAcatgtttgttttaatttatagTCAGGCTGAGAGGCTAATGGGACACAGAGGAGGTGCTTGTTTTCAGGACTCTTTACCTCCTGTGGTGTCAGACAGTATGCTGATCTCAGACCAACAGCGAAGGGCTTTTCCTCTCCCAGCCCTTGTGAAAATGGACCAACTCCACAGGAAACTAAGCTGACGCTCAATCTAATAACACCTGTCACCATGAACCTTAAGAGGCCAAATGACAAGAGGCTAATGCCCTGCACTAGCAGCAGCATTAAGCATCCACATGGCTATTTACCTTTTTTGGGGGGGAACAAATGGGGGAATGTTTTTGTAGCTCAATACAAAAGGAATCAGTTAAACAAGAATACTTTCATGAAAGTGATTCAAAAACATACAGGCTAGAAGACACAGGCACCCCTTACTGAGGCCCCCTGGATTAAGATCATAGTCCTCTCCTCCTCTTAGTCCTCTTGCTCTTCTTTTCCCTCCATTTTCCCCATCTGTCTCCTTGGCTCTCTCTTGAACTACCCGCAGTTTGTCTTTTGCAGTCTGGTGTTGATTATTTGTTTCCTGTCTGTACCAATGACCCTGTACAGGCTGGTATATAACAAACATCACACTTCATTCATATGTGATGCAGTAAGCAAAGACTCACGTTCGCCATCTGCTGGAGAACAGAATGAACACAGTCCCCATATAATGACAGGGAACATCTGCAGTTGTGTAAACAAGGTTTCACAGTGCTGTTCACCTCACTCTTATGTTTCTGCTCAAAGGGATCACCAAACATTGGAAGAGTTCCTGTAGCAGAGTCAAAGGGAACTCATAGGCCATAGTTTCTCAGACATTACAAGACTAAGTAGTTAAAGACCATGGATTGTGTGAGCCATTTAATTAtgacatacaccaatcagcctcaacattaaaaccatctgcctaatattgtgtaggtccccctcgtgccaccaaaacagtgccaacccgcatctcagaatagcattctgatgtgatattcttctcactacaaatgtacagagcagttatctgagttactgtagactttgtaagttcgaattagtctggccattctctgtggacctctctcatcaacaaggtatttccgccacagaactgccgctatttttttatttatttttttggcatcattcgaagtaaattctagagaccgttgGGTTTATATCCGGCTCTGAATCAATGCCATATGTTGAAACAGAGTACACAGTAGACCTTATATATgacattcactcaccctcatattgttccaaacctgaattgcttcagtcaatattcactttcattgcttggaaaaaagacacaatgatagtgaatggtgactgagactaacatactttCAACATAatcttttgtattccacaaaataaaaaagaaatatttttggtacaacgagagtgagtaaacaatcacagaattttagtttttgtgtaaactatccctttaaattcaagaACTGCAGTTAAAGTACAGTCTTTGATCTTGAATGCTGGATTCCAGGTAAAGAGAActgccttttgtttttgttgttttgcctGACTTTTTACCCCCTTTTCAGTCCACGGTGTTATTATTCTGGATGACTGAACAAACAGGTCTGTCAGAGAGAAGGAAAACAGTGAGAGAGGCCAAAGGAGGGACATTAAGGGATTGATGCTGTTATGTTAGCACATAGTCACTGGGCTAGACAGGCAGGCTTTGTCTCATTAGAATGAGGCAGCTGCCTTTGATGCCCAGGGGCTGCTTGCCACCCTGCCCCTCCCTCTGTTTACACCCATACAGAGAGTGCAGATGGATGGGTAGAAAAAGAGACAGCGTGACAGACACCGGAAAGGACGTGCTTTTGCCTGTAgagctgtttttttgtgtgtgcctgTGGGCTTATTGTTTAGTTGAGTAAGTGTGCAAAAAATAATGGACAGAAATATAGGCGTTTATCAAAAACCTTCTTTTATGTTGTACAAGTAGTTCATATAGAACATTCCACTGTGCACAACTCATAGACTGCAATATAAGCCAAGACGCAGCTGTTTTGTCCTAATGTGTACAGTGCAAAAACTCTTAAACATGAAGAGGAAAAAACACCCTGACTGATGTGAATACATCCAGCAATGAAGAATTGAAAGCAAACTTGTCCGTAATTAAGGACTATACTGTAAATGAGTGCTCTGTTATTGTTAAGATTTTGCTTGGAATTATTCAgaaattatttaatgtattattaactAATAAAGATTTATTTACACTTTGTACATAAAGTAGTCGTTAATATATTAACTAAATTCGTATAAATAATCTTCAAAGCTTTCTAATGATCACATTTGCCTGGGCGTAATAGTTCAAGctctatttgttttctttttgcctAAAGGACACAAGAGTGGTTGTTGATATAGTTTAAGGTGAAGTAGGGGGGTGGGATGCATGGTGCTCACAACCCGTACTCCACTCCATGGGGACAGGAAAAGTGAAGCATGCTGTCCAGTGCCTCCATACATTGGGTCCGTTTCTGTGGAGCACACTGAGATTGATAACCTGTTGATATTTTGGTATCTTCCAGCTTTTCCCTAGTAAGACTGATGTGCAGCCATTCAATATATTAAAAACCATGTTTTAAAAATACTTCTTACATAGAAGGGAGTGAATAACTGCATGTATTATTAGCTATATTGTTATGATAAAACACCGATTCATTATTGCTAAAATACAGAAGTGCTTTTTTTgtattctgtctctctctcacacatacatacaagctTTTAAACAAATATGTCTGCATATTGTCTGAAAAAAGTAGTCTATGTAAATGGACACAACGTGTGCTCGAGAGCCTAATACAGATGCTAGAGACTTTTGATATGCGAGACTGTGTGTGTCAGTGGCCAATGaggtgatgttttttattttttatatatacatatatctatGACTTCATGTGCAGTTTTCTCTTCTTTCATGtgcaattcatttattttcaaacatCAAGAGAGATTGTAGCATTTGTTTTGGCACTGTAATGAAATGTATTACTACAGTGTGTCGACTACAATTTCTGTAAAATCAGTAttgggtttctttttttttcctccaccACAGTTACCTCTGTAACAGCCAGTTTCAATGCTGTTTTTGATAGTTTTTgggtattaaaatgtatttctgaagCTTTCTAGAGTATACCTTTTCATTTTTAACAATTCTATAAAACATGTAAATTGCATTTTATACACATGGGGGCGCTATTATCTTCTATGTAGAATGCCGTGTTAAATTTGAAAAATGGGCATAGGACTACAGTACTTTTTAGACTCTTAAAGTGAAAAAACTGTTTTGGCTTTTGCAGTGTTGAGAAAATAAATACAGATACCATTGTATATATTTGAAAGGCGTGAAATATGTTGAACATCTGAGGTGTATAGTCCTGGTATAATATAACTAGCAAAATTGTACAGAAGGAATCTAATAAGAGTTTTCCAGCAAGGCCACCATGTATTTTGCATTATAGAGAAGATTTTCCCAAATTTCCATGGGATAACACATACCATGGCTCCCTTTAATGgtgaaaagaaagcaaaaatagagcattttttttataatggttgAATAGTACATGATGACTACCTGCCAGCACAGCATGTGTCCCTATGATCTTGCATCATTATCTTTGATCACGCCTTTTCTTATGTGTAACTGAGGCATTACTTCTAAAAAATGGAATGTgatgcttttttcttttcttttttgacaaCACACTCAACACTGTAATAAAGATGTAATTGTTTACAACTTTTGTAAACcgcaaatatattttaagttgcaATTCTGaaatgcagtgtttgtgtgtatcatTGCATAATATGTTGCCAATCCTTCAGTGTGATGAAAGATTTTTGCTCTTGCATGAAAGAAATTGCTCTCCTACCTCATGTTGTGTGaaataagatgtttttttttaagcagatGACACATCTCAAACTGTTTATCATGATTGATATTTACTAGTTAAATACATGTTCATGCTTTTAGCTAATACCTCAGTTGTATCAATTGAACCCCCACCCCCCATCAGCAATTTCAGACATTGTAAACATACCTTGTATTGACAATAAACTTGGATTCAAGTTGAGTTCTATAATGTCAAACTTGCCGTGTCTTTGTGCACCTAAAACAGTCATCATACATGGATCATCATACATGTCACAAAATTTGAAAACCATTGgtctaaaaaaatattgaataatatCCAAACTGGACCAGCATATTAAAGAAATTAAGCAGAGGTGGTTCACAAATACCATAAGGGCTtgcaagtaaatgtatttatgttgaTCAATGTAATAAAAACCATTGTGATTTTCTTCCTTCAAAAGATCCAAGTTTATTCTGGTCAAACATTTAGTGTTTTAACTAGAATGTGGTCATtggttttgtctttttgttgtccATAATTCCACCAGTTAACCCcatatgtaaaaaattaaaagacCAGGAACAAAAACCATCTGTTATGGAATCGCTGTTCTTGGCATTCCATGCAAAAGAGCGGGCGCAAAGAGCCATAGCTATAGAGAAGCTATTGAGGAAACACAACCAAAGGACATTCATTTGCAGATGTGCATGCATCTCTGTTGGCAGCAAAGGAAGGATTATCATCAGAGTCATAAATGATGCCCACGTGCTGagaaatgtaaacattatgtaCTTTAAACACACCGAACAAGTCTGTTGGGTTCCCTGAGTGGAATATAGAAACATATGCACCCTCCATTTCTCACATGGAGAGTACGAGTAAAGAAGCACACAGGTAATTGTCAAAACTAATGCATTGAAAACCTGAGGACTCTGAGGACTACTGAACAGGTGGCACTGGTTCTTATCATATCCAAGTAAAGAAACATCAAGGACCCAGAAAACATAAAAAGCTGCAAGAATCCAAAGGAGAGACACACCCGCAGTGTAAATCAAATTCTGAGCCCAGGGCTTGTGTGCTGAGCTTGGTGATACTGTCCAAAATTTATCCAGACCTACAAAGAAAAACACTGGCCAGTGGAGAACGGCATATATAAAACAAGTGATTTGAGCCAGTAGGCATCCGTGGTACCTGGTAAGATGCCAGCCAGCTATGTTGACATCCTCCAAATGGAATATTGCTGTGTGAACACAACTCAGGATTGTATCAATCAGTGACAAGGAAATGCAGAAAAATCCTGAGAAGGACTGGATCATGTAGTGCCGCTGTATCACAACTACCatccaatttagaaaacttttcaGCCACAGTACAAGCAGAAGTGTTGGGATTAAGGTATCCATGTTGAAGCATAATCCTAGGCTAAAATCACAATACCCACAAGACGGGTCTTTCTTGAAAATGGCCAACAGTTCCTCATTGCATAGCCTAAATTCACAACGGCTGTTTGTAGACACACCCCGCTGAGAGGACAGCCCTACAAATGAATTGTGCAATACAGTTTCATTGTAAGTTAATCATGTACATGGTTGGTTTCCAGAACTGTAACCAATCTAAATTTAAAGTAAACTTAATTTCCTTCAtatgtttattaatatattaataattcatGGATATTATTCACTCAAAGGGCTCAACATttaagaaccagctgaaaacacatgtATTCAGTGAGCACTAAACCAATCCACACTAACTGCACTTAAtaagtcaaatattttttttattattttatttccctCTCAACATTCAAGAATAAGCTGGAACATATATATTCTGTGACCAATTAACCAATCCTATTAGTATATAGTAGCAGGAATCAGGCTTGAGGTCCAGataataaatcagccacaaccatctgcggcCCCAGCCTGTGGATAACCTTATATTTGAAGggctgaagtgccaggtaccaacGAGTGATCCACGTGttggtatctttcatgcggtaGAGCCACTGAAGCAGGGCGTGATCCGAGTGGAGGatgaaggcctgccccagcaggtaatagcgGAGAGttaggactgcccacttgatggcaagaCACTCTTTTTCGATCGTGATGTACTTAATCTCTCTCAAAGAGAGCTTATGACTAATGTACGGCACGGGGCACTCCACACCTCCAACTCCTGCAAGAGCATGGCCCCCAACTGATGCATCCGTCTGTAAAatgaaggggagagagaagttaggagAATGTAGGAGCAGCCCGCAATAGAGTGCAGATTTCACACTCgtgaaagcctgttggcacgcCTCTGTCCACTGGACGAGATCTGGCACCCCTTTTTAGTGAGAACAGTCaaggggctggtgacatcaggaAAATTATGCACaaaccttctgtaatagccagccaaccCCATAAACT comes from Xyrauchen texanus isolate HMW12.3.18 chromosome 9, RBS_HiC_50CHRs, whole genome shotgun sequence and encodes:
- the LOC127649199 gene encoding probable G-protein coupled receptor 160 codes for the protein MDTLIPTLLLVLWLKSFLNWMVVVIQRHYMIQSFSGFFCISLSLIDTILSCVHTAIFHLEDVNIAGWHLTRYHGCLLAQITCFIYAVLHWPVFFFVGLDKFWTVSPSSAHKPWAQNLIYTAGVSLLWILAAFYVFWVLDVSLLGYDKNQCHLFSSPQSPQVFNALVLTITCVLLYSYSPCEKWRVHMFLYSTQGTQQTCSVCLKYIMFTFLSTWASFMTLMIILPLLPTEMHAHLQMNVLWLCFLNSFSIAMALCARSFAWNAKNSDSITDGFCSWSFNFLHMGLTGGIMDNKKTKPMTTF